Within Actinosynnema pretiosum, the genomic segment AGCGCGTTCCCCGCCGAAGATCCCGTCACCGCCCCAGTCTCGCCCACGGGCGCCCCCACGAGGGTGGTACCGCCGTTCCCACCGACCGGCGGGGCACTGGGCCCCGCCCTCCCCACCCCCGAACCTGGTGACACCACCACCGAACAGGGAGGCTCCGCCGTGGAGCGCAGCACCACCGTCATGACCGGGGCCAGCAGGGGCATCGGCCTCGTCGCCGCCCAGCACCTGCTCGCCACCGACCGCGACCGCAGGCTCGTGGTCCTCGGCCGGGTCCCCGCCGAGCTCGCGGGCCCCAGGGTCACCGCCATCCCCACCGACCTGTCCTCGCTGGCCGACGTGCACCGCGCCGCCACCGAGGTCACCGCGCTCCTGGACGCGGGCCTGCCGCCGCTGCGCGGCCTGATCGCCAACGCGGGCATCCAGCACGCCGACGCCCGCACCACCACCGTCGACGGCCACGAGGCCACCTTCGCGGTCAACGTCATCGCGAACCACCTGCTCCTGCGCGTGCTCGCCGACCGCTTCACCACCCCGGCCCGCGTCGTGATCACCACCAGCGACACCCACTTCGGCGACCTCAAGCACAACCTCGGCATGGTCCCCGCCCCGCGCTGGCGCGACCCCGAGGTGCTCGCCGCGCCCGGCGCGTTCCCCAGGCCCGGCAGCGCCACCGCGGGCCGCGCCGCCTACTCCACCAGCAAGCTCGCCACCGTCCACCAGGTGCACGAGCTGGCCAGGAGGCTCCCGCCCGGCGTCGAGGTCCTCGCCCACAACCCCGGCTTCGTCCCCGGAACGGGCCTGACCCGCAACGCGGGCCCCGCCGTCCGCTTCACCGCCAAGCACTTCCTGCCCCTGCTCGCCAGGACCCCGATCGCCACCGACGTGACCACGGCGGGCCGCCACCTCGCCGAGTCCCTCACCCGCCCGATCACCACCGGCGACTACGTCGACCGCGACCACGTCGCCGACTCCGCGCCCCAGTCCTACGACCGGGACCGCGAGGCCCGCCTGTGGGCGGTGCTGGAGGAGCTGTGCGGGACCTGGGTCCCTGCCCGGTAGGGACCGAAGACCGCTGACCGTGGCCGCCGCGAGGAGCAGGCTCGGTGCCAGGCAAGGGAGGTCCTCGGATGGCGATCACACCGGTTCACCCCCACAGCGCACCGGTCGCC encodes:
- a CDS encoding SDR family NAD(P)-dependent oxidoreductase is translated as MERSTTVMTGASRGIGLVAAQHLLATDRDRRLVVLGRVPAELAGPRVTAIPTDLSSLADVHRAATEVTALLDAGLPPLRGLIANAGIQHADARTTTVDGHEATFAVNVIANHLLLRVLADRFTTPARVVITTSDTHFGDLKHNLGMVPAPRWRDPEVLAAPGAFPRPGSATAGRAAYSTSKLATVHQVHELARRLPPGVEVLAHNPGFVPGTGLTRNAGPAVRFTAKHFLPLLARTPIATDVTTAGRHLAESLTRPITTGDYVDRDHVADSAPQSYDRDREARLWAVLEELCGTWVPAR